The window GACCGAAGCCGCCCGGCGGCGGCCGGATCTCGTCGCCGGGCCGGTAGCCGCCCGCGCGCAGCTGGTCGTAGGCCTGGCGCTTCTGCGGGTCGCGCAGCGCCTCGTAGGCCTCGTTGACCGCCTTGAACTTCTCCTCGGCGCCCTTTTCCTTGCTGACGTCCGGGTGGTACTTGCGCGCCAGCCGGCGGTAGGCGGTCTTGATCTCGGCCTCGCCCGCGCTGGGCTCGACGCCGAGGATGCCGTAATAATCCTTGAATTCCATCGTGGTTCCATGCCGCGGGCCGCGCACGAGATTATCCCATCGGGCGGCGCGGCTGCGGTCCAGGCCTTAGACTGTCGGTCTCGTCGAAATGAGGTCCGGTCATGTCGATTCAAGTCGGCCAACGCGTTCCCGAAGCGGTCCTGCAGCACATCGACGATGGCGTGCACCGGATCGACACCCACGCCCTGTTCGAAGGCCGCAAGCTGGTGCTGTTCGCGGTGCCGGGCGCGTTCACGCCGACCTGTTCGGAACGTCACCTGCCGGGCTTCGTCGAGCATTTCGACGACTTCCGCGCGAAGGGCATCGACGTGGCCTGCATGGCCGTCAACGACGCCTTCGTGATGCAGGCCTGGGGCAAGAGCCAGAACGTGCCGGCCGGGATGCGGATGCTGGCCGACGGCAATGGCGACTTCACCCGCGCGCTGGGGCTGGAGCTGGACGCCAGCGGCTACGGCATGGGCGTGCGCAGCAAGCGCTTCGCGCTGTACGCCGAGGACGGCGTGGTGCGCGGCCTGTGGGTGGAAGCGCCGGGCGAGTTCCGGGTGTCGTCGGCGGAGCATGTGCTGGCGAACCTGCCGGACTGAAAGGCGTCTTGGACGCGGATTGACGCGGAAATAGCCGGATTCAAGCCGCATCGGAAATCGAATCC is drawn from Thermomonas brevis and contains these coding sequences:
- a CDS encoding peroxiredoxin — translated: MSIQVGQRVPEAVLQHIDDGVHRIDTHALFEGRKLVLFAVPGAFTPTCSERHLPGFVEHFDDFRAKGIDVACMAVNDAFVMQAWGKSQNVPAGMRMLADGNGDFTRALGLELDASGYGMGVRSKRFALYAEDGVVRGLWVEAPGEFRVSSAEHVLANLPD